A genomic segment from Glycine max cultivar Williams 82 chromosome 1, Glycine_max_v4.0, whole genome shotgun sequence encodes:
- the LOC100305887 gene encoding ADP-ribosylation factor A1E-like protein, translating into MGLTVSRLLRLFYARKEMRILMVGLDAAGKTTILYKLKLGEIVTTIPTIGFNVETVEYKNVSFTVWDVGGQDKIRPLWRHYFQNTQGLIFVVDSNDRERILEARDELHRMLSEDELRDATVLVFANKQDLPNALSVAEITDKLGLHSLRLRRWYIQPTCATSGQGLYEGLDWLSSHITNKTR; encoded by the exons ATGGGTTTGACGGTGTCACGGCTATTGAGATTGTTTTATGCAAGGAAAGAAATGAGGATTCTGATGGTGGGTCTTGATGCTGCTGGGAAAACAACAATACTCTACAAACTGAAACTTGGAGAAATCGTCACTACAATACCCACAATAG GCTTCAATGTGGAGACTGTTGAGTACAAAAATGTCAGCTTCACCGTCTGGGATGTTGGAGGACAGGACAAG ATTCGACCATTGTGGAGACACTACTTCCAGAATACACAAGGTCTTATCTTTGTGGTAGATAGTAACGATAGGGAAAGAATTTTAGAAGCCAGGGATGAGTTACATAGAATGTTGAGTGAG GATGAACTTCGTGACGCTACAGTATTGGTATTTGCCAATAAGCAAGATCTTCCAAATGCTTTAAGTGTTGCGGAAATTACAGATAAACTCGGTTTACATTCACTCCGCCTGCGTCGCTG GTACATCCAGCCAACTTGTGCTACGTCCGGCCAAGGACTCTATGAGGGGCTAGATTGGTTATCTAGTCACATAACTAACAAGACAAGATGA
- the LOC100803203 gene encoding uncharacterized protein, whose product MNEQAKKNEIVNAQNGMEKKVETVDYRSSAGQRQEERNVQVIHQPHSTNTSGGVLAGAAAAVASTLQSAKDAISKK is encoded by the exons ATGAACGAACAGGCTAAGAAG AATGAGATTGTGAATGCACAAAATGGCATGGAAAAGAAGGTGGAAACTGTGGATTATCGATCTTCAGCAGGGCAAAGGCAAGAAGAGAGGAACGTGCAGGTAATTCACCAGCCCCATTCCACCAACACCAGTGGTGGTGTACTTGCTggtgctgctgctgctgttgcATCCACTCTACAGTCAGCGAAGGATGCCATCtccaaaaaataa